One region of Jatrophihabitans cynanchi genomic DNA includes:
- a CDS encoding nuclear transport factor 2 family protein, whose product MALSAQDELRIGELVVRYAAAVTAGNAEQWGSTWAKDSTWHLRTKAVTGRDSIVALWRQLLPMYESILQLVTRGRLAEAGGVHGEWQVVEILRRAGSDHDCLQVITYSDRYVREAEQWLFAERRLNVRYRREMPAGEFLAQSPAR is encoded by the coding sequence ATGGCGCTCTCGGCTCAGGACGAGCTTCGCATCGGCGAATTGGTAGTGCGCTATGCCGCGGCGGTCACCGCAGGAAATGCCGAGCAGTGGGGCAGCACCTGGGCGAAGGATTCCACGTGGCACCTGCGCACCAAGGCGGTGACCGGCCGAGACTCGATCGTCGCGCTGTGGCGCCAGCTGCTTCCGATGTACGAGTCGATTCTCCAGCTGGTTACGCGCGGCCGTCTAGCGGAGGCCGGCGGTGTTCACGGGGAGTGGCAGGTAGTCGAGATTCTGCGCCGCGCCGGAAGCGACCACGACTGCTTGCAAGTGATCACCTACAGCGACCGGTACGTGCGGGAGGCGGAGCAGTGGCTATTCGCTGAGCGCCGCCTCAATGTCCGCTATCGCCGCGAGATGCCGGCCGGCGAGTTCCTCGCGCAGAGCCCGGCCCGATAA
- a CDS encoding aldehyde dehydrogenase family protein — translation MTVPRVTRNYVGGRWLESSAGVTLPVVNPATEEVVAELTAGSVQDIELAVSAARSAFDGWSDVPPLERGNYMARLGEAMRHRSADLARAITDELGAPAALALRTHVTYPLSKFELYAQLAETIAWEEQVGNSTVVRAPVGVVGAITPWNFPLNQAVDKVAAALLAGCPVVLKPSELTPTSALAFADAAEEIGLPAGVLNVVNGIGGSVGDALVRHPYVDMVSFTGSTSIGKQIAAVAAARVARVGLELGGKSAAILLDDADLDGAVTAVVRSCFLNSGQVCTALTRLLAPRSRYAEVVERARALAEAYTVGDPNDDVDLGPLVSAGQRDRVRRYIEQGLAEGARLVAGGPNAPPGLARGYYVRPTVFADVTSRMRIAQDEIFGPVLAVLAYDDEGEAVRIANDSPYGLSGGIWSADVGRACRLARRIRTGTVKVNGASGEAVPFGGFKESGLGREHGRYGVEAFVELQTINRPAAR, via the coding sequence ATGACGGTCCCACGCGTTACCCGGAACTACGTCGGCGGTCGCTGGCTCGAGTCGAGCGCGGGTGTGACGCTTCCGGTCGTGAACCCGGCGACCGAGGAGGTCGTCGCCGAGCTGACGGCGGGCTCCGTGCAGGACATCGAACTCGCGGTCAGTGCGGCGCGGTCGGCCTTCGACGGGTGGAGCGACGTTCCGCCACTTGAGCGTGGCAACTACATGGCGCGGCTCGGCGAGGCGATGCGCCACCGCAGCGCGGATCTCGCCCGGGCGATCACCGATGAGCTCGGCGCGCCCGCCGCGCTGGCCCTGCGCACGCACGTCACGTACCCGCTGTCGAAGTTCGAGCTCTACGCTCAGCTCGCCGAGACCATCGCCTGGGAGGAGCAGGTCGGCAACAGCACCGTCGTGCGCGCGCCCGTCGGCGTCGTCGGCGCGATCACGCCGTGGAACTTCCCGCTGAACCAGGCGGTCGACAAGGTGGCGGCTGCGCTGCTGGCCGGGTGCCCCGTCGTCCTGAAGCCGAGCGAGCTGACGCCGACGAGCGCCCTCGCCTTCGCCGATGCGGCGGAGGAGATCGGCCTGCCGGCCGGCGTACTGAACGTCGTCAACGGCATCGGTGGGAGCGTCGGCGATGCCCTCGTGCGACACCCATACGTCGACATGGTGTCCTTCACCGGATCGACGTCGATCGGCAAGCAGATCGCGGCGGTGGCCGCAGCCCGCGTAGCCCGCGTCGGGCTCGAACTCGGCGGCAAGTCGGCGGCGATCCTGTTGGACGATGCCGACCTCGACGGCGCGGTGACTGCGGTCGTGCGGTCCTGCTTCCTCAACAGCGGCCAGGTGTGCACGGCGCTCACCCGGCTGCTCGCACCGCGCAGCCGGTACGCCGAGGTGGTCGAGCGTGCCCGCGCGCTGGCCGAGGCCTACACCGTCGGTGATCCGAACGACGACGTCGACCTCGGTCCGCTGGTCTCCGCCGGGCAGCGTGATCGCGTCCGCAGGTACATCGAGCAAGGACTCGCCGAGGGCGCCCGGCTTGTCGCCGGAGGCCCGAACGCACCACCCGGGCTCGCTCGCGGGTACTACGTGCGCCCGACTGTCTTCGCCGACGTCACCAGCCGGATGCGGATCGCTCAGGACGAGATCTTCGGGCCGGTTCTCGCGGTGCTCGCCTACGACGACGAGGGCGAGGCGGTACGAATCGCAAACGACTCCCCGTACGGCCTGTCCGGCGGGATCTGGTCGGCCGACGTCGGCCGGGCGTGCCGACTCGCGCGCCGGATCCGCACCGGAACGGTGAAGGTGAACGGTGCCTCCGGTGAGGCGGTCCCCTTTGGCGGCTTCAAGGAGTCCGGGCTCGGCCGGGAGCACGGCCGTTACGGCGTCGAGGCGTTCGTCGAGCTGCAGACCATCAACCGCCCGGCGGCGCGATGA
- a CDS encoding lactonase family protein encodes MTTWQVYAGTFTKHFVQEVERLRADSNVWWANKGADVGAPRPSPFIDGKRYPAGGELADGLEVFEFDDQTGALAFQQAYTSDIANPQYVALHPKLPLLYASQMARPSRLSAFDITDGALDWRFAVDTGADLAIAVSVHPSGRLAYVAHYSDGTLTALHLDDDGRVTHAEPVVRGQVATGSKRFSRHHESHFTVSGNALLVTDIGLEELTVYRTAADGVFTDDPPAHIAFPERSAPRHMACHPSGRYVYVVGEADSRLYVVAADDGVPTHLLGSYLTRPESYAGDNKTSDIKLHPNGRFLYVGNRGSDCVTTCLLDDGGGVQIAGFHPALGKGPSALAVDPSGRFLLVGNTYSGNLAMLSIGVDGELDTAAAPISARAPRCLVFGERSE; translated from the coding sequence ATGACCACTTGGCAGGTCTACGCCGGTACCTTCACGAAGCACTTCGTGCAAGAGGTCGAGCGGCTGCGCGCGGACAGCAACGTCTGGTGGGCGAATAAGGGAGCCGATGTCGGCGCCCCTAGGCCGTCCCCGTTCATCGACGGGAAGCGCTACCCGGCCGGCGGCGAGTTGGCCGACGGCCTCGAGGTCTTCGAGTTCGACGACCAAACCGGCGCGCTGGCGTTCCAGCAGGCGTACACCTCTGACATCGCGAACCCGCAATACGTTGCCCTGCACCCGAAACTGCCTCTGCTCTACGCCTCCCAGATGGCCCGGCCGAGCCGGCTCTCGGCGTTCGACATCACCGACGGCGCCCTCGATTGGCGGTTCGCGGTCGACACCGGCGCCGATCTCGCGATCGCCGTAAGCGTGCATCCGAGCGGGCGGCTCGCGTACGTCGCGCATTACTCGGACGGCACACTCACCGCATTGCACCTCGACGACGACGGCAGGGTCACGCACGCTGAGCCGGTCGTGCGCGGGCAGGTGGCCACCGGCTCCAAGCGTTTCTCGCGGCATCATGAGTCGCATTTCACCGTCAGCGGCAACGCGCTACTGGTCACGGACATCGGGCTGGAGGAGCTGACGGTCTATCGCACGGCAGCTGACGGCGTGTTCACCGACGACCCGCCGGCCCACATCGCATTCCCCGAGCGCAGCGCGCCGCGCCATATGGCGTGCCATCCGTCTGGCCGGTACGTGTACGTCGTCGGCGAGGCCGACTCCCGGCTGTACGTCGTCGCCGCCGATGACGGCGTCCCGACGCACCTGCTCGGGTCCTACCTCACCAGACCCGAGTCGTATGCGGGTGACAACAAGACCTCCGACATCAAGCTGCACCCCAACGGCCGCTTCCTCTACGTCGGCAACCGCGGCAGCGACTGCGTGACCACCTGCCTGCTCGACGACGGCGGCGGGGTGCAGATCGCCGGCTTCCATCCCGCGCTGGGCAAGGGGCCGAGCGCGCTCGCGGTCGACCCCAGCGGACGGTTCCTGCTGGTCGGCAACACCTACTCTGGGAACCTCGCCATGCTTAGCATCGGCGTCGACGGCGAGCTCGATACAGCGGCGGCACCGATTTCGGCCCGCGCACCGCGGTGTCTGGTCTTCGGCGAGCGGTCCGAGTAG
- a CDS encoding TetR/AcrR family transcriptional regulator, with the protein MVLDPVVTDAVQLPRRRLSRAEQNDAKRRLLLASALEVLTEQGYQAMTLEEVAERAGFTRRPIYTLFGSKEQLALALFQTQTDRFTQDMLQVQPGRTLKSTLKRLAEMHSELAASDAFRPMFELQTALNGVALRDEAIHRAFTEFLGSQHERFVAWLAHVCEVTGQRFRAPLDRVASLMEAGIAGLTTMGFLDPSYQRAELRYHLLLAFVD; encoded by the coding sequence GTGGTTCTCGACCCTGTGGTAACCGACGCCGTGCAGCTGCCTCGCCGCCGCCTATCGCGCGCCGAGCAGAACGACGCGAAACGCAGGCTGCTGCTCGCCTCGGCGCTCGAGGTCTTGACCGAACAGGGCTACCAGGCGATGACTCTGGAAGAGGTTGCCGAACGGGCCGGTTTCACGCGGCGGCCGATCTACACCCTGTTCGGCTCGAAGGAGCAGCTGGCCCTCGCCTTATTCCAGACCCAGACCGATCGCTTCACGCAGGACATGCTTCAGGTGCAGCCGGGACGCACGCTCAAGAGCACGCTCAAGCGTCTGGCCGAGATGCACAGTGAGCTAGCCGCCAGCGACGCCTTCCGGCCGATGTTCGAGCTGCAGACCGCGCTCAACGGCGTAGCCCTGCGTGACGAGGCGATCCATCGAGCTTTCACCGAGTTCCTCGGCAGCCAGCACGAGCGCTTCGTTGCTTGGCTAGCGCACGTCTGCGAGGTCACTGGGCAGCGTTTTCGGGCGCCGCTCGACCGCGTCGCCAGCTTGATGGAGGCAGGTATCGCCGGGCTCACCACCATGGGTTTTCTCGACCCGAGCTATCAGCGCGCCGAACTGCGCTACCACCTGCTCCTCGCGTTCGTCGACTGA
- a CDS encoding acetoacetate decarboxylase family protein produces the protein MFKPEPGRRYDMPVVFGPSDIGAQATYGETRMIAHAFLTDPAALEPLVPYHFTLAEPAKVTVIGRTHTDVDWLAGRGYRSVRISIDVLGRDGEQVIKAPYGLVVWESDPHPVISGREYLGISKMVGEMPDHEYVPGGAAFECYEYGTRLLRVTASGLQPVLQREPSSGSDSITFGWKFIPGPRGVVDVDYPVKQVSRSRVTSMSTGTGSVVWDAPTWDQCPFSARIIGTLAALPVLEVLPATVTVSAASQLDRAASSRLD, from the coding sequence ATGTTCAAACCCGAACCTGGGCGGCGCTATGACATGCCCGTCGTCTTCGGCCCCTCGGATATCGGGGCGCAGGCGACCTATGGCGAGACGCGAATGATCGCCCACGCCTTCCTGACGGACCCCGCGGCGCTCGAGCCGCTCGTCCCGTATCACTTCACGCTGGCCGAGCCCGCGAAGGTCACGGTGATCGGCCGCACGCACACCGACGTCGACTGGTTGGCAGGCCGGGGCTATCGCAGCGTCCGTATCTCGATCGATGTCCTCGGCCGTGACGGCGAGCAGGTCATCAAGGCTCCTTACGGCCTCGTCGTCTGGGAGTCGGACCCGCACCCCGTGATTTCCGGTCGCGAGTACCTCGGGATCTCGAAGATGGTCGGCGAGATGCCGGACCATGAGTACGTTCCCGGTGGCGCCGCGTTCGAGTGTTACGAGTACGGCACGCGGCTGCTCCGCGTCACCGCCTCTGGCCTCCAGCCGGTGCTTCAGCGGGAGCCGAGCAGCGGAAGTGACTCCATTACCTTCGGCTGGAAGTTCATCCCGGGGCCGCGCGGCGTGGTCGACGTCGACTATCCCGTGAAACAGGTGTCCCGATCACGGGTCACGTCCATGTCTACAGGTACGGGAAGTGTCGTCTGGGACGCACCGACGTGGGATCAGTGCCCGTTCTCGGCCCGGATCATCGGGACGCTCGCCGCGCTGCCCGTGCTGGAGGTGCTGCCGGCGACGGTGACAGTCTCGGCCGCGTCACAGCTGGATCGCGCGGCCTCTTCGCGGCTCGACTGA
- a CDS encoding alpha/beta fold hydrolase yields the protein MDGPTVVLVHGSFHGGWCFAPLVAALATRGVAAVAVDLPSHASSVLPRPGLHADAAAVQQVLDACAGQVVLVGHSYGGSVITEAGVHPAVVHLVYLCALMPDGHESASDVLAPEAELADEGGPRPRPRITDGATYDKNGLMSIAPEVAARAFYGDCSPETVSWALPRLRPQPLGWVEDRPHAVAWRVRPSTYVVGADDLTIHPDLQRGWAKRCTRSVELSTGHSPFLSAIDRVSDLLVEIGRDAVAPV from the coding sequence ATGGACGGTCCCACCGTCGTGCTGGTGCACGGCTCGTTCCACGGCGGCTGGTGCTTCGCTCCCCTCGTGGCCGCCCTCGCGACGCGCGGGGTGGCCGCTGTCGCCGTCGACCTACCCAGCCACGCTAGTTCGGTGCTCCCGCGCCCCGGATTGCACGCCGACGCAGCCGCGGTGCAACAAGTGCTCGACGCCTGCGCCGGGCAGGTCGTCCTGGTCGGTCACTCATACGGAGGGTCGGTGATTACCGAGGCTGGCGTTCACCCGGCTGTCGTGCACCTGGTCTACCTTTGCGCGCTCATGCCGGACGGCCACGAATCGGCCAGTGACGTGCTCGCTCCCGAGGCCGAGCTCGCCGACGAGGGCGGCCCGCGGCCCCGGCCCCGCATCACCGACGGAGCGACGTACGACAAGAACGGCCTGATGTCGATCGCTCCGGAAGTCGCCGCGCGCGCGTTCTACGGCGACTGCTCACCGGAGACGGTCTCCTGGGCGCTGCCGCGGCTGCGGCCGCAGCCGCTTGGTTGGGTCGAGGATCGCCCACACGCCGTCGCCTGGCGCGTCCGGCCCTCGACGTACGTGGTCGGCGCCGATGACCTGACGATCCACCCCGACTTGCAGCGGGGATGGGCGAAGCGATGCACGCGGTCGGTGGAGCTGTCCACCGGACACTCGCCGTTCCTGTCCGCCATCGACCGGGTGAGCGACCTGCTGGTGGAGATCGGCCGGGACGCCGTCGCGCCGGTCTGA
- a CDS encoding SDR family NAD(P)-dependent oxidoreductase — protein MPGSVVELFGLAGRTAVVTGASSGLGVAFAVALAEAGADVVLAARRADRLRETADAVERLGRRALTVQADVAAPEDSKKVVDAALAEFGTVDVLVNNAGVASSRPATRETPQEFRAVIDVNLNGCYWMAQACGRVMRPGSSIVNIGSVLGITTAGLPQAAYSASKAALAGLTRDLAQQWTGRKGIRVNTLAPGFFASEMTDQYAEGYLAGQLGRVLVGRTGDPRELAAALIFLASDAGGYVTGQTIVVDGGFTIT, from the coding sequence ATGCCGGGGTCCGTGGTGGAGCTGTTCGGGTTGGCCGGTCGCACGGCCGTCGTCACCGGGGCGTCCTCGGGGCTCGGGGTCGCATTCGCCGTCGCCCTCGCCGAGGCGGGGGCCGACGTGGTGCTCGCGGCGCGTCGTGCCGACCGCCTACGGGAGACCGCAGATGCCGTCGAGCGGCTCGGTCGCCGCGCCCTCACCGTGCAGGCCGACGTGGCCGCGCCGGAGGACAGTAAGAAGGTGGTCGATGCGGCCCTCGCCGAGTTCGGCACGGTGGACGTCCTGGTCAACAACGCCGGCGTCGCCAGCTCCCGACCAGCCACCCGCGAGACTCCGCAGGAGTTCCGCGCCGTGATCGACGTGAACTTGAACGGCTGCTACTGGATGGCTCAGGCGTGCGGCCGGGTCATGCGGCCGGGCAGCAGCATCGTCAACATCGGCAGCGTCCTCGGCATCACCACAGCCGGCCTGCCACAAGCCGCGTACTCCGCGAGCAAGGCCGCGCTGGCGGGACTGACCCGCGATCTCGCCCAGCAATGGACCGGCCGCAAGGGCATCCGGGTCAACACCCTCGCGCCGGGGTTCTTCGCGAGCGAGATGACCGACCAGTACGCGGAGGGATACCTCGCGGGGCAGCTCGGCCGCGTGCTGGTCGGGCGCACCGGGGACCCGCGGGAACTGGCGGCGGCCTTGATCTTCCTGGCCAGCGACGCCGGTGGCTACGTCACCGGGCAGACGATCGTGGTGGATGGCGGATTCACGATCACGTGA